In Liquorilactobacillus nagelii DSM 13675, the following proteins share a genomic window:
- a CDS encoding DUF2829 domain-containing protein, giving the protein MTKKYEVVDIAELKEKIEQLATDLDTTNVAVSRLIDDNAKSNQSLAQKVIESAATKTENMNFGEALEAVKNGKKIARKGWNGKGQYVFLIEGMELTEFIVKNKLGDFATGVLAIKTSNGITQVGWLASQTDMLASDWYIV; this is encoded by the coding sequence ATGACTAAAAAATATGAAGTAGTTGATATTGCAGAATTAAAAGAAAAAATTGAGCAATTAGCAACAGACTTAGATACCACAAACGTAGCGGTTTCACGACTTATAGATGACAACGCCAAATCTAATCAATCCTTAGCACAAAAAGTTATAGAATCAGCTGCAACAAAAACAGAGAATATGAATTTTGGTGAAGCACTAGAAGCCGTAAAGAATGGCAAAAAAATTGCTCGCAAAGGTTGGAATGGTAAAGGACAGTACGTTTTTCTAATTGAGGGTATGGAATTAACTGAATTTATCGTTAAAAATAAATTGGGCGACTTTGCAACTGGAGTATTAGCAATTAAGACGTCTAATGGCATAACTCAAGTAGGCTGGCTTGCAAGTCAAACGGATATGCTAGCTAGTGATTGGTATATAGTTTAA
- a CDS encoding phage portal protein, producing the protein MITIDLLNFKGERSSNVAVDPALIGDVNNPSFDAINYAINAQKNRIERFNWLEDYYEGNQDIFRRQLNSSLGKANEKAMTNHAKYITDMNVGFTTGNPISIAAGKDKDIKPIQEQLDDMDISAHDTELEKDLSVYGCGYELLYIKQNNGTPVLSIQKIDPRGCVLVTDDTVDKNSLFGIYYVQKLDLLGNPNGYLITVYTQKNIIEYRTRIGYELSDTNIADGYPQVAQHYFGGVPLISYRNNEEKQGDFEQVISLIDAYNELQSDRITDKRNFIDALLVLYGFTLTDEKGNDINVDKDHTMIYAPPKTGDNAADVEWLTKTFDEDQLQTLVKSVKDDIHQMTYVPNMLDENFSGVSSGEAMKYKLFGLYQLLATKQRYLIRGIRQRLQLIQNLLVFKGQSCDASGAVISINPNLPVNMSDIINNIKNADGVIPQKVALSWLPGQNDPDEMIKELQQEKADNIKMQDKILGGTALTENKTIDDNGNVIDKQQKSDDES; encoded by the coding sequence GTGATTACGATAGATTTATTAAATTTTAAAGGCGAAAGAAGTTCAAATGTAGCAGTTGACCCAGCGCTAATCGGCGATGTTAACAACCCGAGTTTCGACGCAATCAATTACGCCATTAACGCACAAAAGAATAGAATCGAGCGTTTTAACTGGTTGGAAGATTATTATGAAGGTAATCAGGACATTTTCAGACGTCAGTTGAATAGTAGCTTAGGCAAAGCTAATGAAAAAGCTATGACTAATCATGCTAAATACATTACTGACATGAATGTCGGTTTCACGACTGGTAATCCTATTTCAATCGCTGCTGGTAAAGATAAGGATATTAAGCCAATCCAAGAGCAGCTAGATGATATGGATATCTCAGCACATGATACGGAATTAGAAAAGGATTTAAGTGTGTACGGCTGCGGTTATGAGTTGCTTTATATCAAGCAAAACAATGGTACACCAGTATTGTCTATTCAGAAGATTGACCCTCGTGGTTGTGTGCTAGTGACAGATGATACAGTCGATAAAAATTCATTGTTTGGTATTTACTATGTACAAAAGCTTGATTTGCTTGGCAATCCCAACGGTTATTTAATTACTGTTTATACTCAGAAAAATATTATTGAGTATCGAACAAGAATTGGCTATGAGTTATCTGACACAAACATTGCTGATGGATATCCGCAAGTTGCTCAACATTATTTCGGTGGTGTGCCTTTGATAAGCTACAGAAACAATGAAGAAAAGCAAGGCGATTTCGAGCAAGTAATTAGTTTGATTGATGCATATAACGAGCTCCAATCAGATCGAATCACTGATAAAAGAAACTTTATTGACGCGTTATTAGTATTGTATGGATTCACTTTAACAGATGAAAAAGGCAACGATATTAACGTTGATAAAGACCACACGATGATTTATGCACCGCCTAAAACAGGTGATAATGCAGCAGACGTTGAGTGGCTGACTAAAACTTTTGATGAAGATCAGCTTCAAACTCTAGTCAAATCAGTCAAAGATGATATCCACCAGATGACTTATGTTCCAAACATGCTAGATGAAAACTTTTCAGGCGTTAGCTCGGGTGAAGCAATGAAATACAAGCTGTTTGGATTGTATCAACTGTTAGCTACTAAGCAGCGGTATTTAATCCGGGGTATCCGGCAGAGATTACAGTTAATTCAGAATCTACTAGTTTTCAAGGGACAGTCTTGTGATGCGTCAGGTGCAGTTATTTCAATTAATCCTAACTTGCCTGTCAATATGAGTGACATTATCAATAACATTAAGAATGCTGACGGAGTAATTCCACAGAAAGTCGCATTAAGCTGGTTGCCTGGTCAAAATGACCCAGATGAAATGATTAAAGAACTTCAACAGGAAAAGGCTGATAATATTAAAATGCAAGACAAAATTTTAGGCGGTACAGCACTAACTGAAAACAAGACAATTGACGACAATGGAAACGTGATAGACAAACAGCAGAAATCAGATGATGAGTCATGA
- a CDS encoding ribosomal-processing cysteine protease Prp, protein MIKAVFYLHKKHVIGYEITGHAHFAIRGSDIVCAAVSVLSQAITAELNNAVLNDCEGISVRLIEPNAKNRVLCETLIHGLKQIEEQYPKNLKVDVYETRN, encoded by the coding sequence ATGATTAAAGCTGTTTTTTATTTACACAAAAAACATGTAATTGGATATGAAATAACTGGTCACGCTCATTTTGCAATCAGGGGGTCTGACATTGTCTGCGCGGCTGTTTCAGTTCTTAGTCAAGCAATCACAGCAGAATTAAATAATGCTGTCCTAAACGATTGTGAGGGCATTTCAGTTAGATTGATTGAGCCTAATGCAAAAAACAGAGTGTTATGTGAAACGTTGATTCACGGACTTAAACAGATTGAAGAACAATATCCTAAGAATCTAAAGGTGGACGTATATGAAACTCGAAATTAA
- a CDS encoding minor capsid protein, with translation MAENQKLTYWQLRAIRNEEKSHEAANSKIPVITNAYIRAQNYLQGEVKQIYRKYFSNGTYTEAQAAEILNTTVSPTELITLRALAKNIADSESKKQVTDYLSALAAKGRITRLEELQAKSYIAVKQVSSVEVQESTDLYTKVIQQAWNEATAEGVIGDVGKDVKLFEKGYVPQIDEKTKQISILNPSTGKEITKVKAVPDKTITSFKELSGKYVKAALDTPFYGKSYSQRIWGNTDKLAARLKELFTTQQMSGMSERDMVKALSDEFGSGMANAKRLIRTEANYFHNTTKVAGWKQRNVKEFEIVAILDNRTSQICRHADGKVYPVSEAEVGKTLPPLHVYCRSVAVVHFANSPYTGTRTANNPNTGKTFQIDQSKTYRDWEKIINDTRKKNQSGS, from the coding sequence TTGGCAGAGAATCAAAAATTAACGTATTGGCAACTGCGTGCAATTCGTAACGAGGAAAAGTCACATGAAGCTGCTAATAGCAAGATACCAGTAATCACTAACGCCTATATTCGTGCACAAAACTATTTGCAAGGTGAAGTTAAGCAAATATACCGAAAATATTTCAGCAATGGAACGTATACCGAAGCACAAGCAGCAGAAATCTTGAATACAACCGTTAGTCCTACCGAGTTAATAACCTTGCGTGCATTAGCCAAGAATATTGCTGATAGCGAGTCAAAGAAACAAGTTACTGATTATCTATCTGCTTTAGCTGCTAAAGGACGTATCACGCGCTTAGAAGAACTACAGGCTAAGTCATATATAGCAGTTAAACAGGTTTCAAGCGTGGAAGTACAGGAGTCAACAGATTTGTATACCAAGGTTATTCAACAAGCTTGGAACGAAGCAACTGCTGAGGGAGTAATAGGCGATGTTGGCAAAGATGTGAAGCTATTTGAAAAAGGTTATGTGCCACAGATTGACGAAAAAACTAAGCAAATTAGTATTCTAAATCCATCTACAGGAAAAGAGATTACTAAAGTTAAAGCAGTTCCAGATAAAACAATAACAAGCTTTAAAGAGCTATCAGGAAAGTACGTTAAAGCTGCACTTGACACCCCCTTTTATGGGAAGAGTTACTCACAGCGTATCTGGGGCAACACTGATAAGCTAGCAGCTAGGCTAAAAGAATTGTTTACCACACAACAGATGTCGGGCATGAGTGAACGTGACATGGTCAAGGCATTATCTGATGAGTTTGGTAGCGGTATGGCTAATGCTAAGCGGTTAATCAGGACAGAAGCTAATTATTTCCACAACACGACAAAAGTGGCTGGTTGGAAGCAAAGGAATGTCAAAGAGTTTGAGATAGTGGCAATTCTTGATAATCGGACTTCACAGATATGCCGGCACGCTGATGGAAAAGTTTATCCAGTTAGTGAAGCCGAGGTGGGAAAGACATTACCACCATTACACGTTTATTGTCGTTCTGTGGCAGTAGTACATTTTGCTAATAGTCCATACACAGGAACACGGACGGCTAACAATCCTAACACCGGTAAAACATTTCAAATTGATCAAAGCAAAACCTATCGAGATTGGGAAAAGATTATTAATGATACCAGAAAGAAAAATCAAAGTGGGAGTTGA
- a CDS encoding capsid assembly scaffolding protein Gp46 family protein has product MKKLLKMNLQMFAEGDGPQGGGDPAPVDPTPVDPKPNDPNPAGPKPNDPAPKPFKSFADEKELQAYTDKLIQSAIKTHDEKKAIEGRQKKSYEKMTDLEKAHYDKEQLQKQLAESQTHAKVVENRAKITERLGSDDLPTGLISVFSEGVLANDEQLEEAYKNVSKVFTESLQKAIDKRIAGSSTTVTSGANGAKKSEGATVAEQFNKQQQPIKTNFWATK; this is encoded by the coding sequence ATGAAAAAGCTACTAAAGATGAATTTACAAATGTTTGCTGAGGGTGATGGCCCTCAAGGCGGAGGAGATCCAGCACCTGTTGACCCAACACCGGTAGATCCTAAGCCTAATGATCCCAACCCAGCTGGCCCTAAGCCTAATGATCCGGCACCAAAGCCGTTTAAGTCATTTGCTGATGAAAAAGAATTGCAAGCCTATACTGATAAGCTAATTCAGAGTGCAATTAAGACTCACGATGAGAAGAAAGCTATCGAAGGGCGGCAGAAGAAGTCTTATGAGAAAATGACTGACTTGGAAAAAGCACATTATGACAAAGAACAGCTTCAAAAACAGCTAGCCGAGTCACAAACTCACGCTAAGGTGGTTGAAAATCGTGCGAAGATTACTGAGCGATTAGGCTCAGATGATTTGCCGACTGGCTTAATCAGTGTATTTAGTGAAGGCGTGTTAGCTAATGATGAACAGCTTGAAGAAGCTTACAAGAACGTGTCTAAGGTGTTCACTGAAAGCTTACAAAAAGCTATCGACAAGCGGATTGCTGGTTCAAGTACAACAGTTACCAGCGGAGCAAACGGGGCAAAGAAATCTGAGGGAGCAACAGTCGCAGAACAGTTCAATAAACAACAGCAGCCTATTAAAACAAACTTTTGGGCTACTAAATAA